Proteins co-encoded in one Ruegeria pomeroyi DSS-3 genomic window:
- the parE gene encoding DNA topoisomerase IV subunit B, with amino-acid sequence MPEDLLSGAQTATYDASSIEVLEGLEPVRKRPGMYIGGTDERALHHMVAEVLDNSMDEAVAGFANRIEVELHADYALTVRDNGRGIPVDPHPKFPGKSALEVILCTLHAGGKFSGKAYQTSGGLHGVGASVVNALSDSMVVQVARDKLLYEQRFSRGLPLGPIQQIGAAPNRRGTTVTFHADEEIFGHHRFKPARLFKSIRSKAYLFSGVEIRWKSAIDDGETPTEATFHFPGGLADYLKETLGKASTYAEQPFAGTVDFTEKFNTPGKVEWAINWTPSRDGFIQSYCNTVPTPEGGTHEAGFWSAILKGIRAYGELISNKKAAQITRDDLLTGGCALVSCFIREPEFVGQTKDRLATVEAQRLVEGAVRDHFDNWLAADTKSAGAILDFLVLRAEERIRRRQEKETQRKTATKKLRLPGKLVDCSATSREGTELFIVEGDSAGGSAKMARDRKTQALLPLRGKILNVLGAASSKLGSNQEISDLTQALGVGLGTRFNVDDLRYDKIIIMTDADVDGAHIAALLMTFFFTQMRPMIDTGHLYLACPPLYRLTQGAKRVYCLDEAERDEWLAKGLGGKGKIDVSRFKGLGEMDAKDLKDTTMNPETRKLIRVTIDEDEPGETGDLVERLMGKKPELRFQYIQENARFVEELDV; translated from the coding sequence ATGCCAGAAGATCTTCTCAGCGGAGCCCAGACCGCCACCTACGACGCTTCCTCGATCGAGGTGCTCGAAGGGCTGGAACCCGTCCGCAAACGTCCCGGCATGTATATCGGCGGCACCGACGAGCGGGCGCTGCACCATATGGTGGCCGAAGTCCTCGACAACTCGATGGACGAGGCGGTCGCCGGATTCGCCAACCGGATCGAGGTGGAGCTGCACGCCGATTACGCGCTGACCGTGCGCGACAACGGGCGCGGCATCCCCGTGGACCCGCACCCGAAATTCCCGGGAAAATCAGCGCTCGAGGTCATTCTCTGCACCCTGCACGCGGGCGGCAAGTTCTCGGGAAAAGCCTATCAGACCTCGGGCGGCCTGCACGGCGTCGGCGCCTCGGTCGTCAACGCGCTGTCGGATTCCATGGTGGTGCAGGTGGCGCGCGACAAGCTGCTTTATGAACAGCGCTTCTCGCGCGGCCTCCCCCTTGGCCCGATCCAGCAGATCGGCGCCGCCCCCAACCGGCGCGGCACCACGGTCACCTTCCACGCCGACGAAGAGATCTTTGGCCACCACCGTTTCAAGCCCGCGCGCCTGTTCAAGTCGATCCGCTCCAAGGCCTATCTGTTCTCGGGTGTCGAGATTCGCTGGAAATCCGCCATCGACGACGGCGAAACCCCGACCGAGGCCACATTCCACTTCCCCGGCGGCCTGGCCGACTATCTCAAGGAAACGCTGGGCAAGGCCTCGACCTATGCCGAGCAGCCCTTTGCCGGTACCGTCGACTTCACCGAGAAATTCAACACGCCCGGCAAGGTCGAATGGGCGATCAACTGGACGCCGTCCCGCGACGGCTTCATCCAGTCCTATTGTAACACCGTCCCCACGCCCGAGGGCGGCACGCATGAGGCCGGGTTCTGGTCGGCCATCCTCAAGGGCATCCGCGCCTATGGCGAGCTGATCAGCAACAAGAAGGCCGCCCAGATCACCCGCGACGATCTGCTGACCGGCGGCTGCGCGCTGGTCTCGTGTTTCATCCGCGAGCCCGAATTTGTCGGCCAGACCAAGGACCGCCTCGCCACGGTCGAGGCGCAGCGCCTGGTCGAGGGCGCCGTGCGCGACCATTTCGACAACTGGCTGGCCGCCGATACCAAATCCGCGGGCGCCATCCTCGACTTCCTGGTGCTGCGCGCCGAGGAACGCATCCGCCGCCGTCAGGAAAAGGAAACCCAGCGCAAGACCGCCACCAAGAAGCTCCGCCTGCCCGGCAAGCTGGTCGATTGTTCCGCCACCTCGCGCGAGGGCACGGAACTGTTCATCGTCGAAGGCGACAGCGCCGGCGGCTCGGCCAAGATGGCACGCGACCGCAAGACACAGGCGCTCTTGCCGCTCAGGGGCAAGATCCTGAACGTGCTGGGCGCGGCCAGCTCGAAACTCGGCTCCAACCAGGAAATCAGCGACCTGACCCAGGCGCTGGGAGTCGGGCTGGGGACACGGTTCAACGTCGATGACCTGCGCTATGACAAGATCATCATCATGACCGACGCCGATGTTGACGGCGCCCATATCGCCGCGCTGCTGATGACCTTCTTCTTCACCCAGATGCGCCCGATGATCGACACCGGGCACCTGTACCTGGCCTGCCCGCCGCTCTACCGGCTGACGCAAGGCGCCAAGCGGGTCTATTGCCTGGACGAGGCCGAGCGCGATGAATGGCTGGCCAAGGGTCTGGGCGGCAAGGGCAAGATCGACGTGAGCCGCTTCAAGGGCCTGGGCGAAATGGACGCCAAGGACCTGAAGGACACCACCATGAACCCCGAAACCCGCAAGCTGATCCGCGTCACCATCGACGAGGACGAACCCGGCGAGACCGGCGACCTGGTGGAACGGCTGATGGGCAAGAAACCCGAATTGCGGTTCCAGTACATCCAGGAGAACGCGCGGTTCGTGGAGGAGTTGGATGTGTGA
- a CDS encoding MlaD family protein yields the protein MSDAPQLRQPDIETRVARGWRGLSLVWLVPVVAVAGALALVWQSYSNRDIPIRIEFADATGIEVDKTEIRFREVSVGRVSGMRFSEDLSRVIVEAEIHRELERYLDSDARFWRVTARVGPGGISGLNTLLSGAYIAADWDAVEGEAARDFVAEAEAPAVPPGTKGLAVVLIAPDSGSVSVGAPILHKGVQMGKIAAVRYDALSGSVLLTGFIEAPNDKLINSATRFWNVSGAGLELGEGGIQLKVDSLASLLQGGVAFDTAMSGGEALGKRPIFDLYATEDSARDSLLGDSLQATVEVMSSFDGSVRGLKLGSEVVFRGVKVGQVRHLSAEIDESVEGKPDIRMQVIYTIEPGRLGLHDVSTPDDTLSLLATMVARGGVRAQLMPASFFSGGLVVQLQENPDAPAATLDREATPFPIMPSLPTPADTLAVASQNVLDRVAALPVEELMQRAIETLENVNTILADGDTRRIPADLRDMLGNVNAVAGSESLRNLPEDLRQALASVNAVLAHFEEEEGAQKLVAALEELRTAATGISAASADLPALVRDIDALVAKADALPLEQVVTSADQVLQTADTLLRSDDVERVPAALNAALAQAEQTLVSIREAAGSVNSTLSTFEEKKVAQTLVDALGDMRTAAANVETASAELPQLVADIDRLIATANALPLADVTASADRVLQSADAFLRNEDMDKVPGALAGALEEAQRALEELRQGGAVENLNRTLQTASTAADSVALAVQTLPDLAARLDALADSAEATIGAYGPGSPVNREVQAAIGDLRATVRSLNALVQAIRRKPNSLLVGR from the coding sequence ATGAGTGACGCTCCGCAGCTGCGGCAACCGGATATCGAAACGCGCGTGGCCCGCGGCTGGCGCGGCCTGTCGCTGGTCTGGCTGGTGCCGGTGGTTGCCGTGGCCGGCGCGCTGGCGCTGGTCTGGCAGAGCTATTCCAACCGCGACATCCCCATCCGCATCGAATTTGCCGACGCCACCGGGATCGAGGTCGACAAGACCGAGATCCGCTTTCGCGAGGTCTCGGTGGGCCGGGTCAGCGGCATGCGGTTCAGCGAGGATCTGAGCCGGGTCATCGTCGAGGCAGAGATTCACCGCGAGCTGGAACGCTATCTGGACAGCGATGCCCGGTTCTGGCGGGTCACCGCCCGGGTGGGGCCCGGGGGCATCAGCGGGCTGAACACGCTGCTTTCGGGCGCCTATATCGCCGCCGACTGGGATGCGGTCGAGGGAGAGGCGGCCCGCGATTTCGTGGCCGAGGCCGAGGCGCCCGCGGTGCCACCGGGCACCAAAGGGCTGGCGGTGGTGCTGATCGCGCCCGACAGCGGGTCGGTCTCGGTCGGGGCCCCGATCCTGCACAAGGGCGTGCAGATGGGCAAGATCGCCGCCGTGCGCTATGACGCGCTCAGCGGTTCGGTCCTGCTGACCGGGTTCATCGAGGCCCCCAATGACAAGCTGATCAACTCGGCGACCCGGTTCTGGAACGTGTCCGGTGCCGGTCTGGAACTGGGCGAGGGCGGCATCCAGCTCAAGGTCGACAGCCTCGCCTCGCTGTTGCAGGGGGGCGTCGCCTTCGACACCGCCATGTCGGGCGGCGAGGCGCTGGGCAAGCGCCCGATCTTCGACCTCTATGCCACCGAGGACTCCGCCCGCGACAGCCTGTTGGGCGACAGCCTGCAGGCGACGGTCGAGGTGATGTCGAGCTTTGACGGTTCGGTGCGCGGGCTCAAGCTCGGCTCCGAGGTGGTGTTCCGGGGCGTCAAGGTGGGGCAGGTGCGGCATCTGTCGGCCGAGATCGACGAGAGCGTAGAGGGCAAGCCCGATATCCGCATGCAGGTGATCTATACGATCGAACCGGGGCGGCTGGGCCTGCACGATGTCTCGACCCCCGATGACACCCTGTCGCTGCTGGCCACCATGGTCGCGCGCGGCGGTGTGCGGGCACAGCTGATGCCGGCCTCGTTCTTCTCGGGCGGGCTGGTGGTGCAGTTGCAGGAAAACCCCGATGCGCCCGCTGCCACGTTGGATCGCGAGGCGACGCCATTCCCGATCATGCCCTCGCTGCCGACCCCGGCCGACACGCTGGCGGTGGCCTCGCAGAATGTGCTGGACCGGGTGGCAGCGCTGCCGGTCGAGGAGCTGATGCAGCGCGCCATCGAGACGCTGGAGAACGTCAATACCATCCTGGCCGATGGCGACACCCGGCGTATCCCGGCCGATCTGCGCGACATGCTGGGCAATGTGAACGCGGTGGCGGGGTCGGAAAGCCTGCGAAACCTGCCCGAGGACCTGCGCCAGGCGCTGGCCTCGGTCAATGCGGTGCTGGCGCATTTCGAAGAGGAGGAGGGCGCGCAGAAACTGGTTGCCGCGCTCGAGGAGTTGCGGACTGCCGCCACCGGTATCTCGGCGGCCAGTGCGGATCTGCCCGCGCTGGTCCGCGATATCGACGCGCTGGTGGCCAAGGCCGATGCGCTGCCGCTGGAACAGGTCGTGACCTCGGCCGACCAGGTGCTGCAAACCGCCGACACGCTGTTGCGCAGCGATGACGTGGAACGGGTGCCCGCCGCGCTGAATGCCGCGCTGGCGCAGGCCGAACAGACGCTGGTGTCGATCCGCGAGGCCGCCGGCTCGGTCAACAGCACGCTCTCCACCTTTGAAGAGAAAAAGGTCGCCCAGACCCTGGTCGATGCGCTGGGCGATATGCGCACCGCTGCCGCCAATGTGGAAACTGCCAGCGCCGAGCTGCCGCAGCTGGTCGCCGATATCGACCGGCTGATCGCGACCGCCAATGCACTGCCGCTGGCCGATGTGACCGCCTCGGCCGACAGGGTGCTGCAATCGGCCGATGCCTTCCTGCGCAACGAGGATATGGACAAGGTGCCCGGCGCGCTGGCCGGGGCGCTGGAAGAGGCCCAGCGCGCGCTGGAGGAGTTGCGGCAGGGCGGGGCGGTCGAGAACCTAAACCGCACGCTGCAAACCGCCAGCACGGCGGCGGATTCGGTGGCCCTGGCGGTGCAGACCCTGCCGGACCTGGCGGCCCGCCTCGATGCGCTGGCCGACAGCGCCGAGGCGACCATCGGCGCCTATGGCCCCGGCTCGCCCGTCAACCGCGAGGTCCAGGCCGCCATCGGCGATCTGCGCGCCACCGTACGCTCGCTCAACGCGCTGGTTCAGGCGATCCGGCGCAAACCCAATTCCCTGCTCGTAGGACGCTGA
- a CDS encoding carboxymuconolactone decarboxylase family protein, which translates to MSWIRTVPFEEATGKLRKLYDRVTGPGGNVDNIMMVHSLRPHSMEGHMALYKNVLHHTGNAIPKWFLEVLGVWVSALNGCAYCVEHHFAGLTRLLGDRARSDAIRAAIEAGAPEQAPLEARERAAMAYVRKLTETPADMVEADVTALRAAGWEDGEILEINQVCAYFAYANRTVLGLGCSTAGDVLGLSPGNSEDPDDWGHR; encoded by the coding sequence ATGAGTTGGATCAGGACAGTGCCGTTCGAAGAGGCCACCGGCAAGCTGAGGAAGCTTTACGACCGGGTGACCGGGCCGGGGGGCAATGTGGACAATATCATGATGGTCCATTCGCTCAGGCCCCATTCGATGGAAGGGCATATGGCGCTCTACAAGAATGTGCTGCATCACACCGGCAACGCCATCCCGAAATGGTTTCTCGAGGTGCTCGGGGTCTGGGTCAGTGCACTCAATGGCTGCGCCTATTGTGTCGAGCATCATTTCGCGGGGCTGACGCGGCTCTTGGGAGATCGGGCTCGCAGCGATGCAATCCGCGCGGCGATCGAGGCGGGCGCGCCCGAACAAGCGCCGCTTGAGGCGCGCGAGAGGGCCGCGATGGCCTATGTGCGCAAACTGACCGAGACGCCGGCGGACATGGTCGAGGCGGATGTCACCGCCTTGCGCGCGGCGGGCTGGGAGGATGGCGAGATTCTCGAGATCAACCAGGTCTGCGCCTATTTCGCCTATGCCAACCGCACGGTGCTGGGGCTGGGCTGCTCGACGGCGGGCGATGTTCTGGGCCTGTCGCCGGGCAATTCCGAAGACCCCGACGACTGGGGCCACCGCTAG
- a CDS encoding PqiC family protein — translation MRRLFALSLLALAACAGPEERYLLPEITGVETYRTSARTIQVTRMDLPAYVSDSEITLLGEDGVLRPTKTGFWADEPERALTEMLAAGLDQALNASVAADPWPFEGLADIQVAVKVHRLSGVPGQALAFSGQYFLTSPAHGHLERARRFSYAVPMSGETIPAFAAAQTEALRLLVNDIAKSIARG, via the coding sequence ATGAGACGACTGTTTGCCCTTTCCCTTCTGGCACTGGCCGCCTGCGCAGGCCCCGAGGAACGCTATCTGCTGCCCGAGATCACCGGGGTCGAGACCTATCGCACCAGCGCCCGCACCATCCAGGTGACGCGCATGGATCTGCCCGCCTATGTCAGCGACAGCGAGATCACGCTGCTGGGAGAGGATGGCGTGTTGCGTCCCACCAAGACCGGGTTCTGGGCGGATGAGCCCGAACGCGCCCTGACCGAGATGCTGGCGGCGGGGCTGGATCAGGCGTTGAACGCCTCGGTCGCCGCCGACCCCTGGCCGTTCGAGGGGCTGGCCGATATCCAGGTCGCGGTCAAGGTGCACCGCCTGTCGGGGGTGCCGGGGCAGGCGCTGGCCTTTTCCGGGCAATACTTCCTGACCTCGCCCGCCCATGGCCACCTGGAACGCGCCCGGCGCTTCTCCTATGCGGTGCCGATGAGCGGCGAGACAATCCCCGCCTTTGCCGCCGCCCAGACCGAGGCGCTGCGCCTGCTGGTCAACGATATCGCCAAGTCGATCGCGCGGGGCTAG
- a CDS encoding helix-turn-helix transcriptional regulator, protein MNVRNFLEEKQKREVHVPQVYAALSRLESLGLVNSQVDLQGSAGRRGRTRRVYEVTARGLQLIEARVRSSHGAGAKEPNRHAGEKAAAPA, encoded by the coding sequence ATGAATGTCCGAAACTTCTTGGAAGAAAAGCAAAAAAGGGAGGTCCACGTACCTCAAGTTTATGCAGCGCTTAGTCGGCTAGAGTCGCTTGGCCTTGTAAACTCACAAGTGGATCTTCAAGGTTCTGCAGGTCGGAGAGGCCGAACACGTCGCGTTTATGAAGTCACCGCGCGCGGCCTGCAGTTGATCGAAGCACGTGTTCGGTCATCTCATGGCGCTGGGGCGAAGGAGCCCAATCGACATGCAGGTGAAAAAGCGGCCGCCCCGGCCTAA